The Microcoleus sp. bin38.metabat.b11b12b14.051 genome segment GAGCCAAAATTCAAGGCGCGGGCACAAATACGATCGTCATTTCGGGAGTTGAGAAACTCCACGCGGTAGACTATGCAATTATTCCCGATCGCATCGAAGCCGGAACATTTTTACTAGCAGGAGCCATAACTCACTCAGAAATCAGTTTGTCGTCAGTAATTCCCGACCACCTGACGGCAGTCATTGCCAAATTGCAGACAATGGGTGCGAAAATTATTGTAGAGTCCGACACTGTGCGGATAGTTCCCGGCAAAATTCACACCGCCACAGACATCGAAACTCTGCCTTACCCAGGTTTCTCCACAGATATGCAAGCCCCGTTTATGGCTTTGCTGACGCTGAGCGAGGGAGACAGCATGATCAAAGAAACCGTATTTGAGAACCGCTTGCGCCACGTAGCAGAACTCAACCGCATGGGCGCAGACATTCGCGTTAAAGGCAATGTCGCCGTCGTGCGCGGAGTCCCCATGCTCTCCGGTGCGCCGGTAGTTGCAACAGATTTGCGGGCTTCGGCGGCGTTGGTAATCGCGGGACTTGCAGCCGATGGTGTCACCACAATTAGCAGTTTGCAGCATTTAGACCGCGGCTACGAGCAGTTAGAGATCAAACTCCAAAAATTGGGAGCTAAGTTGCGACGAGTCAAAGAAGGAACAAACCCGGCGACGGCTGAGGCTCCTGTCAATTCCGTGCGATCGAGTTTAAACTGTTAATTAGTCATTAGTTCAGTAGTCATTAGTCATTAGTCAGCAGTCAGTAGTCAGCAGTCAGTAGTCAGTAGGAAGAAGAAAAAAACAATCTTTTTTAATGACCAATGACCAATGACCAATGACCAATGACCAATGACCAATGACCAATGACCAATGACTAATGACCAATGACTAATGACTAAAATGTTGAACATCCCCCTCATCGGCTTAAAAGCAGACCAGTTTCGGCACCCGCTAGACTTGGAAGCTACCAACACACTCAAACAACTACCCGGCCTGGATTTGATGGTGCGACAGTTGCTGGGACAACTGGGCGAACAGTTTTTCATGCTCGAAAATTTGGCTTCCAGCGTTCAAGTCGGGGAAAATCAACTGCCACACCTGCATCAATTACTGGTGGAGGCTTGCAAAACTCTGGATTTGGAAGTGCCGCAGCTTTATGTCCGCCAGCATCCGATGCCGAATGCTTACACCTTTGCGATGCGCGGAAAACAGCCTTTTGTGGTGATGCACACTTCGCTGATTGATTTGCTCACTGACGAGGAAGTGAAGGCCGTAATCGCTCACGAGTTGGGACATTTGAAGTGCGAGCACGGAGTTTACCTGACTCTGGCTAATTTAATAGTCTTAGCCGCTGGTCAAATTTCACCTTTGGGCGCGGTGTTCGCTCAAGGTTTGCAGGCGCAAATGTTGGAATGGTTGCGTTGTGCAGAATTTACGTGCGATCGCGCCGCCCTACTCGCCACCCAAGACCCCAGAGTGGTAGCATCGGTGTTGATGAAACTGGCCGGAGGTTCGCCCACGTTAGCACCGAAACTCAATGTTGATGCGTTTTTGGCGCAGGCGCGAGCCTATGACGACCTCAGCAGTACAGAACTTGGGGAAATGTTGAAGCAAGCTCAAACCGCTCAGTTATCCCATCCTGTACCAGTATTGCGCGCCAGAGAGATCGATCGCTGGGCAAGTTCAAAAAATTATGAATCTTTGCTTGCACAAAGTCGATCGGTATGTTACGATAGTGAAGCCACGAAAAAGGGCGGGTGGCGAAATTGGTAGACGCATCAGACTCAAAATCTGACACCGAAAGGTATGAGAGTTCGATTCTCTCCCCGCCCACTACCACAAAAGCTTAATAAACTAGGGTTTCGGATAATAAGTCTGGAACCCTAATTTATTTTATTTCCGAAAGTGCTTCAGGGCGTATCCTACAGGTTTGTAGTGAGGACTTTAGTCCGCAAGAAAAATTATAGGACTAAAGTCCTCACTACAAACACCTCGATCTAAAATTGAAAATCCAATGAATTTTATCGGTGAAATTGCTGGTTTAGGTGCTGCATTTGTCTGGGCCCTATCTTCCATAATCTGGCAGCGAGTAGGACAGCAAATCCCCGCAGTTGTACTAAACTTGCTCAAAGGCGCGATCGCCCTGTGCATGATTTTTGCCACAATACTGATTTTAGGCAAATCCTTACCAGCAGTCAACCCCAATATCTTAACAATGCTGCTCATCAGCGGCGCCCTAGGAATTGGCATCGGAGACACAGCTTGGTTTATCGTCTTAAAATATTTAGGCGCGAGGCGAGCGCTGCTTTTAGAAACCCTATCTCCCCCCTTAACAGCATTATTAGGCTTGATATTTTTACAAGAAAAACTATCGCCCATTGCTTGTATAGGCATTCTTTTAACAATCTGCGGCATAGCTTGGGTAATTGCCGAAAGAACCGCCGAAACAACCTTACCATCAAAACATCTTTGGCAAGGATTAGGCATTAGTTTATTAGGACAAACAGCCCACGCCACCGGAGCTATTTTATCCCGCGCCGCCTTCACTCAAATAGATATCGATCCGCTATGGACAGTAGCGTTGCGTTTGAGTGGTGGTATGGTAGTTATGCTGTGCTTTCTCAACCGCAGAAACCTTGACAGTTTCCAACAATTAAAAGTACCCAAAATATTAGGTGCAATAATTGTAGCAGCTTTTCTAGGAACCTATCTCGGAATTTTCCTGCAACAGACTTCCCTGAAATATGCACCCGCCGCTATCGCTCAAGCGCTCAGTTCTACCAGTCCCCTGTTTGTGCTGCCTTTAGCCGTGCTTGCAGGCGAGAAAGTTAGTCTCCGGGCTGTTGTGGGCGTGGTTTGTGCGATCGCTGGCATCGCGCTATTATTGGGTTTGAGGTGATTAGATTTGAGAGTTAATATCATTTAAAAAAAACATCACAGTGGTTTGATCGTTCGGACTTTAGTCCTCTAATGGATGCGGACTAAAGTCCGAACGATCAAACCGATAATAAAGGTTTGATCGTTCGGACTTTAGTCCGCATCCATCTAAAGACTTGCATTCCGAACGATCAAACTGTCAATAACTCCCCCTCAAAAAATTGCTCTCAAAAATACTTGACATTCAAATTATGGAGGTGTACTATAGAAGTAGTGCACATAATTAAAAACATGAGACTAAAAAGTTGGGAGTCTCCCCGCAGCGAGGGCAGAAACTCCAAAGGCAAAGGCGGTTCGGCAAGAGCCAGACAGCTCAAAAAGCAACAGCAAACTCTCCGAAAACGGTTAAAAGCTCAGCACGATCGACAAAACGATCGCCCAAACCACAAACCAAACAACCAAGGGAAGGAAACCGATAATTCCTTCCCTTTTTTTGTATATTTGGGGCGTTGCTCAATCCCGCTGAATGTTCGGACAAATCGTCCCAGTAAGGCTCGCGGGCGAGGGTTGCTCTTCCCAGCCGTTGAGAATACCTTGCAACTCCCCCTTCAAAGTTTCTAACGCTGCAATTTGCCCGGAAATTGCCTCTACCTTGGCTGTTAGATGCTGCTTCGCTTCAGAACAAGGCAACTCTCCCCGATCGCGAACTTGTAAAATATCATTAATCTCCTGAAGGCTCAAACCCAGAGCCTGAGATCGTTTAATAAACACCAACCTGTTGAATACCGCTTCCCCAAACAACCGATAACCAGCAGGCGAGCGCTTCACCGCCGGAGACAGCAAGCCCATCTCCTCGTAGTAGCGAACAGTTTTTACCGACAAACCGCTACAGGCAGCTACAGAGCCAATTTTGTATAGTTTCTCGGCAACAGAAATATTCATAAACCCAGCCTCAAAGATCGAAGCTCGAAAGACTTTTCTGACCCTATCTTTAATATTGCCTCAGATGCAGGCTGGCGCGATCGCCACATCCCCAGAGTCCCATTCCCCGAGCAAATTAATAAGGAGGATTTTTCTTAGACACGTTGTTGAGCGTGGGCAACTGAGGGCGAGAAGACTGAGGAGGAAGATAGTATTCGGTAGCAGGGGCGGGCTGTTCGGCTCCAGAGCGGTAACTTTGCCACCAGCGGAGACCCATCGCCACTCCAGCAGTACCCAGCCCAAAAGCCAATAAAGAGCCGCTCGCACCAATGCTGCCAATGGCTGCATCGACAACGCCCACTGTGACAACAAAGCTGGTAATAGGCTCTTTACGGTAAGCTGACTTCAAAAGTCGCGTCCACGAAGCATTCATGTGGTTTTACTCTGTTCTATATTTATCTACAATCTCTAAAACTTAGAGTTGGCGGTACGATCGGGATTTCTAGCTTTGAAACTAGCTTCACCTCAATTAATCTTCTCGCCTGTCGGGAATTGTACGGGAGCGAGGTAAAATTGCCAAGCTTGTCCAATCAAAATTCGATCCGAGAGCCAAATCCCAAGCTAGCTCTTGCATTTCCTCAACCGATGTTTGTCGATCGACTTGTCGCTGGGCTTGTTTCTAATTAATATTCTAATCAATTCCTGAATCTGTCGAGTCAATCCTCAAATCGAAAAATGGAAAATCGACGCGAGTGAGAGTCCAGACAAAGCGTGAGGCTGACCCGCCCCAAAACGGGTACAAGCCCTCAACGCTCGCTTGCGGTCAATCCCCAAATTTTAGACTCCTGTTCCTGTTCCCAGATGAATCTGTGGCATCAAATCTAAAATCTAAAATCTAAAATCTAAAATCGACTGACCGCGCCGTTGCTAAAATTAGTTGAGACCTAACCAGGCCAGCAACCCCTGGCCTGTGACATACTCGATAATTAAAGTTAGGGAAAAACCAATCATCGCGGCTCGACCGTTCAGGCGTTCCGCGTAGCTGTTGAAGCCAAACTTTGGTTGTTCGAGTTTGGGAGTGACGGTCGGTTGTAGTTGTGTCATTGCTTTTGATACCTTGCGATCGACGCTATTGAGAGGTGAAATTGAATGTTAGTTACAAATCTTAAACATTTCTGCTTCCATTATATGGTCAACCGCCATCAACCGTCCGCCCTAAAAAAAACTGCTGCAAATTAAAACCACTCAATTATATGGGCTCAAAATATGACAGATCAGTTAGATAACGATAAGCTTCCGGTAGCCGCACAGCGAGTTGCCTTTGCCCTTCGTACAGTAGGCTGGGTGTGCTTCTGGGCGCAGTCAGTGCTGGCGGTGGTCGCGGCGATCATTTTGCTCTTTGCCATTCCCTTGGCTATTCCCAGCGCCACCGCCCCTGGGAGTTCAACCAGTGCCGGCACCGGCGGGGGCGTATTTTTTGCCCTGTGCGGGCTGGGAGTGCTCGGTTACAGCGTATTTCGTGCTTGGAGGTTCACCCGCTTGTCGAGAGAGTTGCGATCGCCCGCCAACACAGCCCGCCCCAAAAAAGCAGACACCATCAAACAAGTGCAGTTGACACTGATGAGCAACTTATCAGGAATGCTGCTGACTCTGATCGGCGCAGAAGCCATCAGCGGCACGCTGTTAGCTAAATCCCTAGCTCAGCCACAAGCTTTGTTCGGTGCCGCCGTTGATTTGGGCCGATTTATTCAGCCTTTAGACATATTTGTGGTGCTAGCCAACACTCACGCCACTGTTGCCCACTTTGTGGGGATTATTGGGAGTTTGTGGTTGCTCGATCGCATCCACAAGCAATAGAACATCGGGAATCGGGAATTGGTAATAGGTAACCGCCACTCCCCCACTCTCCCGCGAGCCCTCTCAAACTCCCCACTCTCCCCCTCTCCCCTCCGGAATCAATGCCAAGCAGTCGAAGAACGTACTCAGATACCTTCTAGCAATACACCACAAACATCATGGCACTGAAACCCGAGGCTTATTTTGGGGTGACAGATCACGCAACTATTGAAGTTTCTCAAGAAAGTTTTCGTTCTGTCCTCGGTCAAATAGAAGCTGAACTCCTGTGTAGCGACACCTACACCCAAGCTCTAGCTAGCTTGCAAACTATGTTGGGCTCCGCAGCCTCTGCTGCCGAAATTTTAATTAGAGCAGTTAGCAGAGAAGCCGTAAAGCTCGCATTTGACAGATTTGGCAAACCAAACAAAACGGAAATGCAACTCACCCAAGAGAATTTCGCTGCCGCAATGCCCGCTGCAACTTATCTTAAAGAAGTAGAGCCGTCAGTACCTGCTCCTGTTTTCTATTGGCGCAGCGCTACTTTGGAAGCGCCTCCGACAACCGAACTGGAGACTGAAAATTGCGATCGAGACACTTACATACCAGAAGAAAGCAAACCAGCGCCTCAAACAGAAATTGAAGTCGAGTCCGCTGCACCTGCTGCAACTGTTATCGCCCCCGCTAAATCCTTCCCAGGGCTTGGTTTTCCCAAGAAACAGCAAAAACTCACCAAGGAAGAAGCAGCAGCAATAGCAGTTCAACAGCGAGAAGAATGCCTGCTGGAGTTGGGTAGAGAATTACGCAAAGGGCGGCAAGTTCGATCGCTATCTCTCCAGCAACTGCACAGTCAAACTCTCGTACCGCTGCACCACATCGAATCGATCGAAAATGGGGAAATTGAGAAACTGCCCCAAGATATTTACGTTAGAGGTTTTATCCGCAGATTGGGCGACGCCTTGGGGCTAGACGGCACCGCCATGGCGAATGCTTTGCCCAAACCCGCCCCGAGTCCAATCGTTCCCAGCACGTATTTGTCTGCTTCCGACTCCGACTCAGGCGAAGGCTTTCAAATGCGTCCCGTGCATTTGTACATCGGCTACACAGCTTTGATGGCTGGGGCGATCGGGGGCGTGGGTTGGTTGTCGCAGCAACCCGTCGTACCTGGAGCGAATGCTGTAGAGCCACAGGTGAAACCAGCCGCCTCGGTTGCGCCGTCTCCAAAAAGCCAAGAAAAAGCGCCTCAACCGGGCTTGAAGAAGTCTAAGAGTCACGGGGGCATGATTATGGGGGCTGACATGGCACCTCCGGAGGTGATTTTTGGTTAGGGTGCAATACGCGATTTTTAGCGGTTGTCATTGCCAGGAACGAATCAATCGCAGTATCTTTTTTTCACAGGGTTTTGCCGATCGCACTGTCTTATCTAAACTGTATTGGGTGAGTGTGTCGGGCGATCGATCGTCCGACAACACTCTTAGCCCAGGCGAGCTCGGAAACTGAGTTTCCGAGCTCACCTGTGTGAGATACACAGCTAGAAGACATCCGTCGCTCAGAATAATCAATCGTGGTGGCAATTTTAGTTGCATCCCGCACTTTTCATCTATGTATCGAGTCAAATCGAAAAATTTCCGATCTCAAATTGCCCCGCGTTGCACCCAAAGTGCATTTTCAACCACATCAGGAAACCCAATATGTGCGATAAACTATCTACTTGACCAGTCCTAAAAGAGATTTCCGATAAGATGAGTTCCCCAGCCACCGCTGCTTCCTCCGATATCGAGCCGCTATCGACTCAGCCACAAACAGTCACGAGTTTGACTGTATCGCACAGTGCTTTGGTAGCCGCTTCTCAAGTACCACAAAAATCTTGGACAATAGAAGATAGCGAGAAACTGTACCGCATTCAAGGTTGGGGCGAACCCTATTTTTCGATCAATGCTGCCGGTCACGTTACCGTGTCTCCCAAGGGCGATCGCGGCGGTTCCCTGGATTTGTGCGAACTGGTAGAATCGCTCAAACAGCGAAATTTGGCTTTGCCGCTGCTGATTCGATTTTCTGATATTTTGGAAGACCGGATCGATCGCCTCAATTCCTGTTTTGCCAGAGCGATCGCTCGCTACAATTACAAAAATGTTTATCGCGGTGTTTTTCCAGTCAAATGCAACCAGCACCGACAATTAGTTCAAGATTTGGTGCGTTTCGGTCAACCCCATCACTTCGGACTGGAAGCCGGCTCTAAACCAGAATTAATGATCGCTTTAGCGACCTTAAAAACCCCAGGCGCTTTGTTGATTTGTAACGGTTACAAAGACCGCGAATACATAGAAACCGCAATTTTAGCGCAGCGGCTCGGCAAAACTGCCGTAATTGTGCTGGAGCAAATTGAGGAAGTAGAACTCGCCATCGCCGCTAGCAAAGCATTAGGAATTAAGCCGATTTTGGGAGTGCGAGCCAAACTTACTACCAAAGGCGTTGGGCGCTGGGGAGGTTCCACGGGCGATCGGGCAAAATTTGGCTTGACAATTCCTGAAATTATCCGTGCTGTCACCCAACTGGAAAAAGCTGGAATGCTGGATTGCTTGCAATTGCTGCACTTCCATATCGGCTCTCAAATTTCCTCAATTAGCGTCATCAAAGATGCCATTCGGGAAGCCAGCCACATCTATGTAGAGTTAGCTAAATTGGGAGCTAATATGAACTACTTGGACGTAGGTGGCGGGCTGGGCGTTGACTACGACGGCTCTAAAACCAACTTCCACGCTTCCAAAAACTACAATATGCAAAACTACGCAAACGACGTAGTAGCGGGAGTGAAAGATGCCTGCGACGAGCGGAAAATTCCTGTACCGATTATCATTAGCGAAAGCGGGCGGGCGATCGCTTCTCACCAATCAGTCTTAGTGTTTGACGTACTCGGGACTAGCGATGTCCCCAGAGAAGTACCAGAACCAGTAGACGAAAACGCGCACCAAATTCCGCGCAACCTTTACGAAATTTACCAATCTATTACTCCGGAAAATTACCAAGAAGTCTATCACGATGCTATCCAATTTAAGGAAGAAGCAGTGAGTTTATTTAACCTAGGCTATCTGGGAATTGAGGAACGGGCAAAAACCGAACAGTTATACTGGGCTTGCTGCGATAAAATACAGGCCATCGCGCGACAAAAAGACTATGTATCGGAAGATTTGGAAGACTTAGAAAAGGTGATGGCGTCCATTTATTACATCAACTTATCTGTTTTCCAGTCAGTACCAGACAGTTGGGCAATTAACCAATTGTTTCCAATTATGCCAATAAACCGACTTGACGAAGAACCGACTCAGCGCGGTATTTTAGCCGATCTCACCTGCGACAGCGACGGCAAAATCGACCAATTTATCGATTTACGAGATGTCAAGTCCGTTCTGGAACTGCATACAATTAAACCTGGAGAACCTTACTATTTAGCTTTGTTTTTGGGAGGTGCTTATCAAGAAATTATGGGCAACCTTCACAACTTATTCGGCGATGCAAATACAGTTCACATTCAGCTAACGCCTTCAGGCTATCATATCGAACACGTTGTGAAAGGAGACACGATGAAAGAAGTTCTCAGCTACGTTCAGTATGATGCAGAAAGTTTGGTGGAAAGCATCCGCCGCCAGACAGAAGCAGCTTTGCAGCAAAATAAAATCACTCTTTCCGAGGCCCAACTTTTACTGCAAAATTACGAGCGGAGTTTGGGCAAATATACTTATTTGCAGTCATAATTAGTCAGTAGTCAGTTGTCAGTTGTCAGTTGTCAGTTGTCAGTCAGTAGGGGCGGTGCCCCCGTGCCCGCCCTCAGTTGTCAGTTGTCAGTTGTCAGTTGTCATTTGTCATTTGTTGAGAAATGATGATGACATAACTGTAAAGGTAGGGTGCAAATGGAGCACCTTACCTTTATCGATTAGCAATTATCAATTAGCAATTAGCAATTAGCAATTACCAATTACCAATTACCAATTATTCAGCATGACCGAGAATTTCTGCGATCGCCCGCCGCTCTTCTCCCTGCTGAGTTGGTAAAACTTGGCGAGCATCAGTAATCAGCCAATCGAGAGCCGCTGCTTGCAAATCGATCGCCGCCCCGGTTTTATCAACGCAGTAGCGTCCGAACACCAGTTTGTCAACTAACCGCACTTCCGGGCCTAAACGCGAATACTCAAAAATCACGCTGTTTTCCACAGTCGCCCCGCTGCACACCCAACAATTCGGGCCGATCATTGTCGGGCCGACAATTTTGGCTCCGTCTTCAATAATCGTCATCCCGCCAATATAAACCGGGCCGGTAATATCAACTTTATCCCAGTTGACAGCTACATTCAGACCAACGTAAACGCCGGGGCGCACTTCAATTCCGGGAATGGAAACATTTTTAATTTCTCCCAACAGCACGCTCTGAATTGCGCGCCAATAGTCAGGAACTTTGCCGATATCCACCCACTCAAAGTCCATGCTAATCCCGTAAAAAGGCGCGCCTGCTTCTACTAGCTTCGGGAATAACTGGGAACCGATATCGTACTCCGTATCAGAAGGAATGTAATTGAATATTTCTGGTTCAAAAATATAAATACCAGTGTTGATGTCGGTACTCAGAGCTTCCTCTACAGAAGGTTTTTCTTGGAAAGCTTTAATTTTGCCAGACTCGTCTGTAACTACAACACCGTAACTCGAAACTTCTTCCTTGGGAACAGATTTCATTACAATAGTAGCGATCGCCCCTTTTTCCCGGTGCCACTTCACAGCAGCAGTCAAGTCCAAGTCAATCAAAGCGTCGCCGCACAGCACCACAAAAGTATCGTCAAAAAACGGGGAAAAGTCCTGAATCCGTTTCATGCCGCCAGCCGAACCCACGGCATCTCCAATCATTTGTCCGTCTTCAATCCGCCCTTCAAAAGAATAGGCTATTTGTACCCCAAACTTTTGACCGTCGCGGAAGTAGTTCTCAATCACGTCGGCCAGGTGAGAAACATTGACCATAATCTGGTCAAACCCATGCTGGCGGAGCAATTCAACCAAAAATTCCATCACCGGCTTTTGCAGGATCGGGATCATCGGTTTTGGTGTAGTGTGAGTAATGGGACGGACGCGAGTGCCTTTACCAGCCGCCAGAATCATCGCTTTCATTCTTAACTTCCTCAACCCTCTGTTAATTGATATCAACTCAACAATTAGATGCTAGCGGTTGCGATCGATTCGATCGCAGCGATATCCTGACCTGTTTATAGGCGACATCGTACCAGGCTATCGATCGTTTATTCCCAATTCACTTAGATTTCAGAAACCAGGAATCGAGAATCAGCAACAACTTGGCACTCCTGCTGTCGGCGTTGTAGACTCAGTGGCACAATACCGGCGAGCGAGGTTGTGCCTGGAATTTTAGCCGACGCAGCAGCACGTTTATTAGTTTCCCCCGAGAACCTAATGCCCTGCAAGCTCAAATCGCCCGGATTTTGAGGTCTTGGTAAAACTCTTCTTGAACCAACTCTACTTTAGACTGAGCCGATAGCAGCAACAGCGCCCAAAAAACACCCACACGGTCACGATCGGGTAAGTGGACTTCTCCAGCCGCTGGCGGGGGTTCTGGGTTAACAGAGGTGTGCAAATCGCGATCGTGCCAAAGTTTTAGCAGTTGTTCCAAGTCGAGCCAACCGTCATCAATTTCAGAGCCGCGTTGTGCCAGAAACCGATCGAGTTCGCTAGCAGTTTCCACGAGATTTTCTTGGTGAGCCAGCTCAAAGATAGCCTGGGCGGCTTGCGATCGCATTTTTGAAGTCGGGCGGCGTCTGGGAGCAACAGTCTGCTCCATTGCAGCTTTCATTAACTGCAACTGTTCGATCAGTTCTGGGAGAGTCACCGGGCGTTTTTGTGGCAGTTGAGCGACACCGCGACGGCGCAATTGTCGTTCGAGATGCTGCGGCAAATGTCGCCCTCCTGAGCGTTCTGCGTCTTCGAGCGCCGCCTCGTCAGCTTCGGGATTCGGCGGGGGTTCTGAGAGGACAATACTTTCTGCTTTGAGCAACACCAGCATCGAAGCGTACAAAAACGCTTGGCCCGAGTGGGACAAATCGGAGAAATCCTTACTCTGATTGGTATCGCAGGCGTTGGTCAGCTTGCTCAAACATCGATCGAACACTTCAATGACTTTAACGTCCCAAGGATCGATTTCTCCCCGTTCTGCTAAGTCAATTAAAATTGCGATCCCCTCAGAAATCGTTTCTAAACCATCTTGGTCTCGGGAAACAACCATTCGATTTTGGATTTTAGATTTTAGATTTTAGATTTAGGACTTGTGCACTCGACCACCCAGAAACCGGGTACATTAACCGAAATAAAGTATTTTCAGCAAGTTTTTGGGTTAAACAACCAAGGTTATGACCAGCGGTGGGTTCTGGACAGAGATTCGAGATTTCTTCCAAAAATGAGAGAGTAACTCAATTTAATTAGCAGTCATTTCAGCAGCTTTTACCTCGGTTGTTGCTGTTTCTAAACTTGTCAGTTCTGCACTTTCTAACAAAGGTTGTTTTCCTTCTACTTCTGCTTTATAGCGTTCGATATCTTGTTGTAATTCCTGAATTTGCTGCTCTTTTTGGCGAACTTGGCGGAGTTCTTGGCGGGAGGTGATAGTTCGCTGCATTCTCGACCACAAACTGAACAGCCACGCTAAAATCGCTCCCAATCCGGTCGCTACAATTAGTTCTACGCACAGCGGAGCTTTAAGTTGGACGCCTTTAATAATTTGAACGGTGGTCTGCTCTGTATTTTCGATGCTGAACAATACTAGAGCCAAGCAAATCAGAAAGATGAAGAAGAAATTTAGCGCTCGCATTTTCTCTGTTCCTAATTCTT includes the following:
- a CDS encoding ScpA family protein codes for the protein MVVSRDQDGLETISEGIAILIDLAERGEIDPWDVKVIEVFDRCLSKLTNACDTNQSKDFSDLSHSGQAFLYASMLVLLKAESIVLSEPPPNPEADEAALEDAERSGGRHLPQHLERQLRRRGVAQLPQKRPVTLPELIEQLQLMKAAMEQTVAPRRRPTSKMRSQAAQAIFELAHQENLVETASELDRFLAQRGSEIDDGWLDLEQLLKLWHDRDLHTSVNPEPPPAAGEVHLPDRDRVGVFWALLLLSAQSKVELVQEEFYQDLKIRAI
- a CDS encoding LapA family protein; its protein translation is MRALNFFFIFLICLALVLFSIENTEQTTVQIIKGVQLKAPLCVELIVATGLGAILAWLFSLWSRMQRTITSRQELRQVRQKEQQIQELQQDIERYKAEVEGKQPLLESAELTSLETATTEVKAAEMTAN